One region of uncultured Methanolobus sp. genomic DNA includes:
- a CDS encoding acetolactate synthase large subunit: MTESTEKMTGARALIECLYREGVDTIFGYPGGVLLPIYDELYDADIRHILVRHEQAAAHAAEGYARATGKTGVCIATSGPGATNLVTGIANAYMDSIPMVVFTGQVPSSLLGNDAFQEANITGITMPITKHNFLVQDANELPRIIKEAFHIASTGRQGPVLVDLPKDVTVQEIEFYYPDKVELRGYKPTYQGNLQQIKRAASAIKESKNPVIYAGGGVISSDANKELLELAEKIKAPVTTTLTGMGGFPVEHALFLGMPGMHGAKYANYAIQESDLLIAVGARFDDRVTGKLKAFASNAKIIHIDIDPAEISKNIKVDVPIVGDAKWILQKLLKYAGPAQSEKWLDRIAHWKKVHPLHYVEPATGDGIKPQYIIEQITEACKDAIIVTEVGQHQMWAAQYFRFSEPRTFITSGGLGTMGYGFPASIGAKIARPDKVVFDIAGDGSFQMNSQELATVVQEDVPVIVAVFNNGYLGMVRQWQELFHNRRYSATCIQNSVDFVKLAEAYGALGLRATKRDEVRPAIEKAIASGRPTVIDFVVECEENVSPMVPAGAAINEILDLERKE; encoded by the coding sequence ATGACTGAATCGACGGAAAAAATGACAGGTGCCCGAGCCCTCATCGAGTGCCTGTACAGGGAAGGTGTTGACACCATATTCGGATATCCTGGTGGTGTACTGCTCCCCATATACGACGAACTTTATGATGCGGACATCCGTCACATACTTGTCCGCCACGAACAGGCTGCTGCCCACGCAGCAGAAGGATATGCAAGAGCAACAGGAAAAACCGGGGTATGCATCGCAACTTCCGGGCCAGGTGCAACAAACCTTGTAACCGGAATCGCAAACGCATACATGGACTCCATACCAATGGTGGTTTTCACCGGCCAGGTACCAAGCAGTCTTTTAGGTAACGATGCATTCCAGGAAGCAAATATCACAGGCATTACAATGCCTATCACAAAGCACAACTTCCTTGTTCAGGACGCAAATGAACTTCCAAGGATCATCAAAGAAGCATTCCATATTGCATCCACAGGCAGACAAGGGCCTGTCCTCGTTGATCTTCCCAAGGATGTCACAGTACAGGAGATCGAGTTCTACTACCCTGATAAAGTTGAGCTCAGAGGTTACAAACCGACATATCAGGGTAACTTACAACAGATCAAAAGAGCTGCTTCTGCAATAAAAGAATCAAAGAACCCTGTGATTTATGCAGGTGGCGGCGTAATAAGTTCCGATGCAAATAAGGAATTACTGGAGCTTGCAGAAAAAATAAAAGCACCTGTGACAACAACCCTTACGGGCATGGGCGGCTTCCCTGTAGAACACGCTCTGTTCCTTGGAATGCCAGGAATGCACGGTGCGAAATACGCAAACTACGCCATACAGGAATCAGACCTCCTTATTGCAGTAGGTGCAAGGTTTGATGACAGAGTTACCGGAAAACTCAAAGCTTTTGCCTCTAACGCAAAGATCATCCACATAGACATTGATCCGGCAGAGATATCAAAGAATATCAAGGTCGATGTTCCCATAGTAGGGGATGCAAAGTGGATTCTTCAGAAACTGCTGAAATATGCAGGGCCTGCACAATCTGAGAAATGGCTTGACAGAATAGCACACTGGAAGAAAGTACATCCGCTTCATTACGTTGAACCTGCAACAGGTGACGGAATTAAGCCGCAGTATATCATTGAGCAGATAACTGAGGCCTGCAAGGATGCGATTATAGTCACTGAAGTCGGACAGCACCAGATGTGGGCTGCACAGTACTTCAGGTTCAGTGAACCAAGGACCTTTATCACATCCGGAGGACTTGGGACAATGGGTTATGGATTCCCTGCCTCCATCGGTGCAAAGATCGCAAGACCTGACAAGGTTGTCTTTGATATCGCAGGTGACGGCTCTTTCCAGATGAACTCACAGGAGCTTGCAACAGTAGTTCAGGAAGACGTACCGGTCATAGTTGCCGTATTTAACAATGGATACCTTGGAATGGTTAGGCAGTGGCAGGAGCTTTTCCACAACAGGAGATATTCTGCAACATGCATCCAGAACAGTGTTGACTTTGTAAAGCTTGCAGAAGCATACGGTGCACTGGGACTCAGAGCTACCAAGCGTGATGAGGTACGCCCTGCAATTGAAAAGGCGATTGCATCAGGCAGGCCAACAGTCATTGACTTTGTTGTTGAATGTGAAGAGAATGTTTCACCAATGGTACCGGCAGGTGCTGCTATCAACGAAATACTTGACCTGGAGAGAAAAGAATGA
- a CDS encoding AAA family ATPase, with protein sequence MDQEYVNTPDQSIFPFTAILAQENAKKALMCAMVCPDINGVLLSGETGCAKSTLARSTGNLLTNGEKIVTLPLNVTCERVVGTLDIERTVTEGDGILFPGLLHEADKNILLVDDINLFDDSIAETILNASEKGSYFIEREGLSGEHNSDFTLIATMNPSEKEISPHLLDRFDICVMAENVQEREKRLQIIKKCLEYEKDPKGFRKQSRQEIQELKDKIKAAKERLQYVILPEGHIELIAGLALELGVQGHRGDLALSRVSKTLAALDRRDKVTFEDIKEAALLTLEHRRTGIESSDRQNETDRESIQDSNAQNDDHSNNDTPAAHSKASPDIQNKDESYAGDENHVNHRPDNSDAEQIFTIGEAFKVVDYLPVEKRMKLGRSAGKGKRKNVSASRNSGRYVSFREVRGNVTDIAFDATLRAAAPYQRSRDGKGLAVALEKQDLREKVRLRKKGTSILFLVDASRSMGARKRMIAVKGAILSLLKDAYQKRDSVGMMVFYSDVAELLLPPTRSVDLASHKLKELPVGGKTPLALGLSRSLELMTGMGIRSLEDDAVIILISDCRANIPLKGENALNDVLEIAKFSQDMPVRFVVVDTETGFPRIGLAEKVAKALSGSYFRLEELDAEKLATSVHATIHGSMHSSAHYNESLIGGY encoded by the coding sequence TTGGATCAGGAATATGTGAACACACCGGATCAGAGCATATTTCCGTTCACAGCTATCCTGGCTCAGGAAAATGCAAAAAAAGCACTTATGTGTGCTATGGTTTGCCCTGATATCAACGGAGTCCTGCTGTCAGGAGAAACAGGATGTGCCAAATCAACCCTGGCACGCTCGACAGGTAATCTTCTGACAAACGGAGAAAAAATTGTCACGCTGCCACTGAATGTGACCTGTGAGCGTGTTGTCGGTACACTGGATATCGAACGAACCGTGACTGAGGGAGACGGTATCCTGTTTCCCGGGCTTTTGCATGAAGCTGATAAAAACATATTGCTTGTAGACGACATCAATCTTTTTGATGATTCAATCGCAGAAACCATCCTGAATGCTTCTGAGAAAGGTTCCTATTTCATAGAGAGGGAAGGGCTTTCGGGAGAACACAATTCTGATTTCACACTGATTGCAACAATGAATCCTTCGGAAAAGGAAATTTCTCCTCATCTGCTGGACCGGTTTGATATCTGTGTCATGGCGGAAAACGTACAGGAAAGAGAAAAACGTCTTCAGATCATCAAAAAATGCTTGGAATATGAAAAAGACCCTAAAGGCTTCCGGAAACAGTCCCGACAGGAAATACAGGAACTGAAGGATAAGATAAAGGCTGCAAAAGAACGGTTGCAGTATGTGATCCTTCCGGAAGGTCATATTGAGCTAATAGCAGGCCTGGCACTTGAACTTGGAGTACAGGGACACAGGGGTGACCTGGCACTTTCAAGGGTATCAAAGACCCTTGCAGCACTTGATAGAAGGGATAAGGTAACCTTTGAGGATATAAAAGAAGCTGCATTGCTGACACTGGAACATCGTAGAACAGGCATTGAGTCTTCTGACAGGCAAAATGAAACTGATCGGGAATCAATTCAGGATAGTAACGCACAAAACGATGACCATTCAAATAATGATACGCCTGCCGCTCATTCAAAAGCCTCACCTGATATACAAAATAAAGATGAATCATACGCAGGTGACGAGAACCATGTCAACCACAGACCGGACAATTCTGATGCAGAGCAGATATTCACAATCGGAGAGGCTTTCAAAGTCGTTGATTATCTCCCTGTAGAAAAAAGAATGAAATTAGGACGGTCGGCTGGTAAAGGTAAAAGGAAGAATGTATCAGCTTCCCGAAATTCCGGAAGATATGTTTCATTCAGGGAAGTGCGTGGAAATGTAACTGATATCGCCTTTGACGCTACGTTAAGAGCTGCCGCCCCCTACCAGAGATCAAGAGACGGGAAGGGACTGGCTGTTGCCCTTGAAAAGCAGGATCTGCGTGAGAAGGTCCGTCTCAGGAAAAAAGGAACATCGATCCTTTTCCTTGTGGATGCAAGCAGGTCAATGGGTGCGCGTAAAAGAATGATTGCCGTGAAGGGAGCAATTCTTTCCCTGCTCAAAGATGCTTACCAGAAACGTGATTCTGTGGGTATGATGGTATTTTATTCAGACGTTGCGGAACTTCTGCTTCCACCTACAAGAAGCGTTGACCTGGCATCTCATAAACTTAAGGAATTACCTGTCGGGGGGAAAACTCCTCTTGCCCTTGGCTTATCCCGTTCTCTCGAACTGATGACAGGTATGGGTATTCGATCCCTTGAAGACGATGCTGTCATCATACTGATATCGGACTGCAGGGCGAACATTCCATTGAAAGGAGAAAACGCACTGAATGACGTTCTGGAAATTGCTAAATTTTCACAGGACATGCCTGTACGTTTTGTTGTTGTTGACACGGAAACTGGTTTTCCGAGAATCGGGCTTGCTGAAAAAGTAGCAAAAGCACTTTCTGGAAGCTATTTCAGGCTGGAGGAGCTGGATGCTGAAAAACTGGCAACTTCAGTGCATGCGACAATACATGGGAGTATGCACAGCAGTGCACATTACAATGAATCTCTTATCGGAGGATATTAG
- a CDS encoding winged helix-turn-helix domain-containing protein gives MDKVNAGTLKALSNETRQQILQSLSDKDMHIAELAGELGISCTSTSKHVRVLEEANLIERNIFGKSHVLSLKNKKNRKTDSENDASGMELYIAENLFLI, from the coding sequence ATGGACAAAGTAAATGCCGGGACGTTAAAAGCTCTCAGCAATGAAACAAGACAACAGATATTGCAATCCCTTTCAGATAAAGATATGCATATTGCCGAACTCGCAGGTGAACTGGGTATTTCCTGTACAAGCACTTCAAAGCATGTACGTGTACTTGAGGAAGCGAATCTCATAGAAAGAAATATTTTTGGTAAAAGTCATGTCCTTTCACTTAAGAATAAAAAGAATCGTAAAACCGATAGTGAAAACGACGCGTCAGGCATGGAATTGTATATTGCTGAAAACCTGTTTCTTATCTAA
- the ilvC gene encoding ketol-acid reductoisomerase: protein MAQMYYDNDADLNLLKGKKIAVMGYGSQGHAQAQNLHDSGLDVTVGLRKGSRRWKQAEEDGLKVMTVADAAKMADVIQILLPDEVQSQVYYSEIEPGLEAGNAIVFSHGFNIHYNQIIPQKDIDVYMVAPKSPGHLVRRTYVDGAGVPGLVAVYQDATGKAMEMALAHAKGVGCTRAGVYKTSFREETETDLFGEQVDLCGGVASLIKTSFEVLVEAGYQPEMAYFETCHELKLIVDLIHEGGLDKMWYSVSNTAEYGGMTVGPQVINELSREAMYEALDRIQNGEFAREFVLEGKANRPVLTAMERQDREHPLEVIGKEIRAKMPWLNSELNEK, encoded by the coding sequence ATGGCACAAATGTATTATGATAACGATGCAGACCTTAATTTACTTAAAGGTAAAAAGATCGCAGTAATGGGTTACGGAAGCCAGGGGCATGCACAGGCACAGAACCTGCATGATTCAGGCCTTGATGTAACAGTCGGTCTTAGAAAGGGAAGCAGGCGCTGGAAGCAGGCAGAAGAAGATGGCCTTAAGGTCATGACAGTTGCAGATGCAGCAAAAATGGCAGATGTCATCCAGATTCTCCTTCCTGATGAAGTACAGTCACAGGTATACTACAGCGAGATCGAACCAGGGCTTGAAGCAGGTAATGCGATCGTATTCTCACATGGATTCAACATCCACTACAACCAGATCATCCCACAGAAAGACATCGATGTCTACATGGTAGCTCCGAAGAGCCCGGGACACCTTGTCAGAAGAACTTACGTAGATGGCGCTGGAGTTCCAGGTCTTGTAGCAGTCTACCAGGACGCAACAGGCAAAGCAATGGAAATGGCACTTGCACACGCAAAGGGTGTGGGGTGTACCCGTGCAGGAGTCTACAAGACATCATTCCGTGAGGAAACCGAGACTGACCTCTTTGGTGAGCAGGTAGACCTTTGTGGTGGTGTCGCATCACTTATCAAGACTTCCTTTGAAGTACTTGTTGAAGCAGGTTACCAGCCAGAGATGGCATACTTCGAGACATGCCACGAACTTAAACTCATCGTCGACCTTATTCATGAGGGTGGCCTTGACAAGATGTGGTACTCAGTATCTAACACCGCAGAATACGGTGGAATGACTGTCGGACCACAGGTCATCAACGAGCTTTCCAGGGAAGCTATGTACGAAGCTCTTGACAGGATCCAGAACGGGGAATTCGCTCGTGAGTTCGTACTTGAAGGCAAGGCAAACAGGCCAGTCCTCACCGCAATGGAGAGGCAGGACAGAGAACACCCACTGGAAGTCATTGGTAAAGAGATCAGAGCTAAGATGCCATGGCTTAACAGTGAGCTTAACGAAAAGTAG
- a CDS encoding AAA family ATPase produces the protein MKNERMKYPFTSIVGQEAMKEALILNVISPGIGGVLIRGEKGTAKSTAVRALAELLPAREVVHGCPFGCNYSDEDNLCTLCREILDQGEELIQVSAPMRVVELPLSATEDRVAGTLDLEHAITKGKKKFEPGVLARANGNILYVDEVNLLDDHLVDLLLDAAAMGVNFVEREGVSFSHPSRFILVGTMNPEEGDLRPQLLDRFGLSVDVIGEQDILQRKEIIKRRLAFENDPEKFIEDSQDEQVKLTNRILEARLKLSEIEPDDDTLGIAVDIALHLGVDGHRADLTLIKTALAAAAFDGKTKVENEHMVRAARLALPHRMRRRPFEEGHLDMEELETWIRNM, from the coding sequence ATGAAAAATGAAAGAATGAAATACCCGTTTACTTCAATAGTCGGCCAGGAAGCAATGAAAGAGGCATTGATACTGAATGTAATCTCTCCAGGAATCGGTGGTGTACTGATACGCGGAGAAAAAGGCACTGCCAAATCAACTGCCGTACGAGCACTGGCAGAACTGCTTCCTGCAAGGGAAGTTGTACACGGATGTCCGTTCGGGTGTAATTACAGTGACGAGGATAATCTTTGCACCCTTTGCAGGGAAATACTGGATCAGGGAGAAGAACTCATACAGGTTTCCGCCCCCATGAGAGTGGTTGAGCTTCCTTTAAGTGCGACAGAAGACAGGGTCGCAGGTACCCTTGACCTGGAGCATGCCATCACAAAGGGGAAAAAGAAGTTCGAACCGGGAGTGCTTGCCAGGGCAAACGGTAACATCCTGTACGTTGATGAAGTGAACCTGCTCGATGACCACCTTGTTGATCTTTTACTGGACGCTGCTGCAATGGGTGTCAACTTCGTGGAAAGAGAGGGAGTTTCCTTTTCGCATCCTTCCCGTTTTATCCTTGTAGGCACAATGAACCCGGAAGAAGGAGATCTCAGGCCACAGCTTCTGGACAGGTTCGGACTGTCTGTGGATGTAATCGGGGAACAGGACATCCTGCAGAGAAAAGAAATAATCAAACGAAGACTTGCTTTTGAAAATGACCCTGAGAAATTCATAGAAGATTCTCAGGACGAGCAGGTGAAACTTACTAACAGAATACTTGAAGCACGTCTTAAACTTTCAGAGATAGAGCCTGATGATGATACTCTTGGTATTGCAGTGGATATTGCACTTCACCTGGGAGTTGATGGGCACAGGGCTGATCTGACTCTTATAAAAACAGCCCTTGCTGCAGCTGCATTTGATGGAAAAACGAAGGTGGAAAATGAGCATATGGTCCGGGCCGCACGCCTTGCCCTGCCTCACCGGATGCGGCGCCGTCCCTTTGAAGAAGGCCATCTTGACATGGAGGAATTGGAGACTTGGATCAGGAATATGTGA
- the ilvN gene encoding acetolactate synthase small subunit, producing MRHTLAVLVENKYGVLSRVAGMFSRRGYNIDSLTVGVTDDPTISRMTIVVMGDDQVLEQVTKQLNKLIDVIRVTDLKSEESVERELALITVNSDVTNRSEIMQIADIFRARIIDVASKSMIIEVTGDEGKIKAIEQLLRPFGIKEMVRTGKVALRRGQKSS from the coding sequence ATGAGACATACACTTGCAGTTCTGGTCGAGAACAAATACGGAGTACTCTCAAGAGTCGCAGGCATGTTCTCCAGAAGAGGATATAACATCGACAGCCTTACAGTAGGGGTAACTGATGACCCTACAATTTCCCGCATGACCATTGTTGTCATGGGCGATGATCAGGTTCTTGAACAGGTCACAAAGCAGCTTAACAAGCTCATCGATGTTATCAGGGTCACAGACCTTAAATCGGAAGAATCAGTTGAAAGAGAACTGGCTTTGATAACGGTCAACTCTGACGTAACAAACCGTTCCGAGATTATGCAGATAGCAGACATATTCCGTGCCCGCATCATAGACGTTGCTTCAAAATCCATGATCATTGAAGTAACAGGTGATGAAGGCAAGATTAAAGCTATCGAGCAGTTGCTCAGGCCTTTTGGAATAAAGGAAATGGTGAGGACCGGAAAGGTTGCACTTAGAAGGGGACAGAAGAGTTCTTAA
- a CDS encoding formylglycine-generating enzyme family protein codes for MDNTETKYQKDEKQIPAASIKNSIGMEFVLIPAGDFWMHSNGLDHDNPVHKVIIPEPFYLGKFQVTQKEWEDVMGDQPSCFEGKHRPVECVSWNDVQKFVKKLNAKENTVKYRLPVESEWEYACRAGTTTSYSFGDADSELDEYAWHYGNSEHKTHPVGWKKPNFWGLYDMHGNVWEWCLDENQNIPELSAIYRGFWTISGISGLILRGGGWISYADKCRASSQSSYHSDYGSYSVGFRLLMTL; via the coding sequence ATGGATAACACTGAGACAAAGTACCAAAAAGATGAGAAGCAGATTCCTGCTGCCTCTATAAAGAATTCCATCGGTATGGAGTTTGTGCTTATCCCTGCCGGAGATTTCTGGATGCATTCAAATGGACTTGACCACGACAACCCTGTTCATAAAGTGATTATCCCGGAACCATTTTACTTAGGAAAGTTTCAGGTGACACAAAAAGAGTGGGAAGATGTTATGGGTGACCAGCCTTCTTGTTTTGAAGGCAAGCACCGGCCTGTGGAATGCGTTTCCTGGAACGATGTTCAGAAGTTTGTAAAAAAGCTGAATGCAAAAGAGAACACTGTAAAGTATCGCCTTCCCGTCGAATCCGAGTGGGAATATGCCTGCAGGGCCGGGACGACCACAAGTTATTCTTTTGGCGATGCGGACTCTGAACTGGACGAATATGCCTGGCATTATGGTAACTCGGAGCACAAAACCCATCCGGTTGGATGGAAAAAGCCAAATTTCTGGGGACTATATGATATGCATGGGAATGTATGGGAATGGTGTCTGGATGAGAATCAAAATATCCCTGAGTTATCCGCAATTTACAGGGGTTTCTGGACGATTTCAGGCATTTCCGGTTTGATTTTGCGTGGTGGAGGCTGGATCAGCTATGCTGATAAATGCAGAGCTTCCTCCCAAAGCAGCTACCATTCGGATTATGGTTCTTATTCTGTGGGCTTTCGTCTTCTTATGACATTGTGA
- a CDS encoding (R)-citramalate synthase, with protein sequence MILFENVRFLDTTLRDGEQTPGVALTSKDKVDIATKLDELGVNVIEAGSAITSEGERDSIRAVVAERLNAEICSYCRIMKPDVDYALACDVDSIHLVAPVSDLHINVKLKKDREAVRKMAIETTEYAKEHGLIVELSGEDASRADLEFLKSLYIDGVDAGADRLCFCDTVGLLVPEKAELMFKDLCSAVKAPVSIHCHDDFGLATSNTIAALRGGAQQAHVTVNGIGERAGNTSLEEVVMAIEWLYKHKTGINTKEIFKASRLVSRLTGIPVAPNKSLIGGNAFTHEAGIHVHGLLADTETYEPIKPEILGRERKIVLGKHAGKSSVTLAVKEMGFEVDDPQLHEILNRVKELGDHGKKVTDADLQTITETVLSIEREAKVVLEEYTVVSGNKVTPTASVKLKVDGQEVVEAGIGDGPVDAAFASIRKGISGIADVQLEEYHVDAISGGTDALVEVLVKLSKDGKMVTARGSRTDIVMASVEAVINGINRLI encoded by the coding sequence ATTATATTATTCGAAAATGTCCGGTTTTTAGACACAACTCTTAGAGACGGCGAACAGACACCAGGCGTAGCGCTTACCAGCAAGGATAAAGTAGACATTGCCACAAAGCTTGATGAGCTTGGCGTTAATGTCATCGAGGCAGGCTCTGCTATCACTTCAGAAGGAGAACGTGATTCCATAAGGGCCGTAGTTGCTGAAAGGTTAAACGCAGAGATCTGCAGCTATTGCAGGATCATGAAGCCAGATGTGGATTATGCACTGGCATGCGATGTAGACTCGATCCACCTTGTGGCACCTGTATCAGACTTGCATATCAATGTGAAGCTTAAGAAGGACAGGGAAGCCGTCAGGAAAATGGCCATTGAGACCACAGAATATGCAAAGGAACATGGCCTTATTGTAGAGCTCAGCGGTGAGGATGCCTCCAGGGCAGACTTAGAGTTCCTGAAATCATTATACATTGACGGCGTGGATGCGGGAGCTGACAGGTTATGCTTCTGTGACACAGTAGGTTTACTTGTTCCTGAAAAAGCAGAACTGATGTTTAAAGACTTATGCTCTGCTGTAAAAGCTCCTGTAAGCATACACTGCCATGATGATTTTGGCCTTGCAACATCCAACACCATTGCAGCTTTACGTGGTGGTGCACAGCAGGCACATGTCACAGTTAATGGGATTGGAGAGCGTGCAGGTAATACATCCCTGGAAGAAGTTGTAATGGCCATTGAATGGTTATACAAACACAAGACCGGAATTAACACAAAAGAGATCTTCAAGGCCTCAAGACTTGTAAGCAGACTCACAGGAATACCTGTGGCTCCTAACAAATCACTCATTGGAGGTAACGCATTTACCCATGAGGCAGGCATCCATGTACACGGTTTACTGGCTGATACGGAAACATATGAGCCAATAAAGCCGGAAATACTTGGAAGAGAAAGGAAGATCGTCCTTGGGAAGCATGCAGGTAAGAGTTCTGTGACGCTTGCTGTTAAAGAAATGGGATTTGAGGTAGATGACCCCCAGTTACATGAGATACTTAACCGTGTCAAAGAACTTGGCGATCACGGAAAGAAAGTTACCGATGCAGACCTGCAGACAATAACTGAAACTGTTCTCAGCATTGAGAGGGAAGCTAAGGTCGTCCTTGAAGAATACACTGTTGTGTCAGGTAACAAGGTCACACCTACAGCATCCGTTAAACTCAAGGTTGACGGCCAGGAGGTCGTTGAGGCAGGTATCGGAGACGGACCTGTGGATGCAGCATTTGCAAGTATCAGAAAGGGCATATCAGGAATTGCTGATGTCCAGCTTGAGGAATATCATGTAGATGCTATAAGTGGTGGAACTGATGCCCTCGTAGAAGTACTTGTGAAGCTTTCAAAGGACGGAAAGATGGTCACAGCCAGAGGCTCAAGGACAGATATTGTAATGGCATCCGTAGAAGCCGTTATTAACGGAATAAACCGCCTTATCTAG
- a CDS encoding adenosylcobinamide amidohydrolase, protein MSEKADINTSLQYDTNEPDLLDETEKLFLWQTSGGERVFRYDSSIVVELPPGRSTLTTSWLNGGYREDIRYVYNHQVLHAADDCHEASDLEGGSISAFAAVIAEKLGLDPLSATGLLTAANMENVAIVTRSFRDMEITAVITGGIEVNGGRAGDPASYYQDKGQCKMIPGTINTILLIGANVPHYAMMNAAVTATEAKTVAIQQLMAPSQYSEGIATGSGTDMIAVIADNTSPLHLDDAGKHSKLGELIGQCVIEATQKALAQQSELTPYSQCNMLVRLERFGIDENKYWKVASALEGENRKAHFIRELRDMSKNPALVGISASVLHIVDEISWGLIPEIAGKKAAFSAMKGIPEVLPAGKHPQLNRLLNENDSILDNWIRVTAWMAKNGMCGASE, encoded by the coding sequence ATGAGTGAAAAGGCCGATATCAATACATCGTTACAATATGATACTAATGAACCTGACTTATTAGATGAGACTGAAAAACTATTTTTATGGCAGACGTCCGGCGGAGAACGTGTATTCCGTTACGACTCATCCATAGTTGTGGAATTGCCACCCGGAAGGAGTACACTTACAACATCATGGTTAAACGGCGGGTACAGGGAAGATATCCGATACGTTTACAATCATCAGGTGCTTCACGCGGCAGATGACTGCCATGAAGCCTCAGACCTTGAAGGGGGAAGTATATCGGCATTTGCTGCAGTCATTGCCGAAAAACTTGGGCTGGACCCTCTGAGTGCCACAGGCCTCCTGACAGCAGCTAATATGGAAAATGTAGCGATAGTAACCCGCAGTTTCAGGGATATGGAAATAACAGCTGTTATCACAGGGGGCATTGAAGTAAACGGTGGAAGAGCCGGAGACCCTGCGTCCTACTATCAGGACAAAGGGCAGTGTAAAATGATCCCCGGAACCATTAACACTATTTTGCTGATAGGAGCCAACGTTCCTCACTATGCCATGATGAATGCGGCGGTGACTGCAACCGAAGCTAAAACAGTTGCAATCCAGCAGCTTATGGCACCAAGCCAGTACTCAGAAGGTATCGCAACAGGGTCTGGAACCGATATGATAGCAGTGATCGCTGATAATACAAGTCCCTTGCACCTGGATGATGCCGGTAAGCATTCCAAGCTGGGGGAACTTATCGGACAATGCGTCATAGAAGCCACACAGAAAGCCCTTGCACAGCAATCCGAGCTTACTCCTTATTCCCAGTGCAACATGCTGGTACGCCTTGAAAGATTTGGTATTGACGAGAACAAATACTGGAAAGTGGCCTCAGCGCTGGAGGGGGAGAATCGTAAGGCACACTTTATCCGTGAGCTCAGGGATATGTCAAAGAACCCGGCACTTGTCGGTATCAGCGCATCCGTACTGCATATAGTTGACGAGATCTCATGGGGCCTGATTCCTGAAATTGCCGGAAAAAAAGCTGCCTTCTCAGCAATGAAAGGTATTCCTGAAGTCTTGCCTGCAGGAAAGCATCCGCAGCTCAACAGGCTTCTCAATGAAAACGATAGCATACTGGACAACTGGATACGTGTTACCGCATGGATGGCTAAAAACGGCATGTGTGGTGCCTCCGAATGA